Proteins from a genomic interval of Gammaproteobacteria bacterium:
- the ubiE gene encoding bifunctional demethylmenaquinone methyltransferase/2-methoxy-6-polyprenyl-1,4-benzoquinol methylase UbiE, which produces MDKREPTDDTTHFGFQRVPVTEKARKVAGVFDSVASKYDVMNDVMSFGIHRLWKRFAIEMSNVRAGQHVLDLASGTGDLAAQFARKVGPAGYVVSSDINANMLNTGRARLMDQGVVGNVRYVQANAECLPFPDNHFDCVTIAFGLRNVTDKDAALRSMCRVLRPGGRLLVLEFSSPVVPGLKSVYDTYSFKLLPLMGKMIAGDAESYRYLAESIRMHPDQESLKGMMQHAGFERCEYFNLAGGIVALHRGYKL; this is translated from the coding sequence ATGGATAAACGCGAACCAACAGACGACACCACCCACTTCGGTTTCCAGCGCGTGCCGGTGACGGAAAAGGCGCGCAAGGTAGCGGGAGTGTTCGACTCCGTAGCGTCCAAATATGACGTGATGAATGATGTCATGTCGTTCGGCATTCACCGCTTGTGGAAGCGTTTTGCCATTGAGATGAGCAATGTGCGCGCCGGGCAGCATGTACTGGATCTGGCCTCCGGTACGGGTGATCTGGCTGCCCAGTTTGCGCGCAAAGTGGGGCCGGCCGGCTATGTTGTTTCTTCCGATATCAACGCCAATATGCTCAATACCGGGCGCGCGCGTCTAATGGATCAAGGCGTGGTGGGCAATGTGCGCTATGTGCAGGCCAACGCCGAATGCTTGCCGTTTCCCGATAATCATTTCGACTGCGTCACTATCGCCTTCGGCCTGCGCAATGTTACCGACAAGGATGCCGCGCTGCGCTCCATGTGTCGCGTGCTGCGGCCCGGCGGGCGGTTGCTGGTGCTGGAATTTTCCAGCCCAGTGGTGCCTGGGCTCAAATCTGTCTATGACACCTATTCATTCAAACTGCTGCCGCTGATGGGCAAGATGATCGCCGGAGATGCCGAAAGCTACCGCTACCTGGCCGAGTCGATACGCATGCATCCCGACCAGGAAAGCCTCAAGGGGATGATGCAACACGCAGGTTTCGAGCGTTGCGAATATTTTAACCTGGCGGGCGGGATTGTGGCGTTGCACCGGGGGTATAAGTTGTAG
- a CDS encoding DUF971 domain-containing protein: MITDNKPRPTDIRLHQKSRVLEVFFDDGAHYRLPCEYLRVYSPSAEVRGHGPGQEVLQLDKENVNISAIEPVGNYAVRLVFDDGHNTGLYSWNVIYTLGENYDTFWREYLARLEKAGHARNEPSIDS; this comes from the coding sequence ATGATCACAGACAACAAACCCAGGCCCACCGACATCCGTCTGCACCAAAAATCGCGGGTGCTTGAAGTGTTCTTCGATGACGGCGCGCACTACCGGCTACCATGCGAGTATCTGCGTGTTTACTCGCCGTCGGCGGAGGTGCGCGGCCACGGGCCGGGGCAGGAGGTGTTGCAGCTGGATAAGGAGAACGTAAATATCTCCGCCATCGAGCCGGTCGGCAACTATGCCGTGCGTCTGGTGTTTGACGACGGACACAACACCGGGCTGTATTCCTGGAATGTGATCTACACCCTGGGCGAAAACTACGACACCTTCTGGCGGGAGTATCTGGCGCGCCTTGAAAAGGCCGGACATGCTCGTAATGAACCCAGCATAGATTCCTAA
- a CDS encoding DUF2442 domain-containing protein — protein MGILAIEMEIPYAEGVTVTEDTLSVDLSDGRTISVPLAWFPRLSYATPEERNNWRLIGKGQGIHWEDIDEDISVDDLIVGKASGESQTSFKEWLSKRA, from the coding sequence ATGGGTATTTTGGCAATTGAAATGGAGATTCCCTATGCCGAGGGCGTCACGGTAACCGAGGATACCTTGAGTGTGGATTTGAGCGATGGACGAACCATTTCAGTGCCGCTGGCCTGGTTTCCCAGGCTCTCATATGCCACTCCAGAGGAGCGGAACAACTGGCGATTGATTGGCAAGGGTCAGGGCATCCATTGGGAAGACATTGACGAAGACATTAGTGTCGATGACTTGATAGTTGGTAAGGCATCGGGCGAAAGCCAAACTTCTTTTAAGGAATGGCTAAGCAAGCGTGCTTGA